Within the Miscanthus floridulus cultivar M001 chromosome 17, ASM1932011v1, whole genome shotgun sequence genome, the region TTGCCACGTGTCCGGTCAACGCGATCCAATCGCACGCCTAGATGATTTTCTCGCATGTCCGCATGTGGCTTCGGTTGCCTCCTGCACCCGCTGCTTTTCCGCCTCCACTATGCGCGGTTGGATCGTGTTGACTAGACATGTGGCAACCATCCATGGCATGTATGCAGGGAGGCGCGGTGGATACAGTTTGTACCGATTTTTTTTCCCACCGGAGATCCTAGAGCACAAGCTTGTGGCATAGCACGGAGAGATACAAAACCTGGCTGTGAAGATTAACGACTGGCTTGCTGGGAGCCACTCCACTGGTGAGGCGGCGTGGAGAGGATGAGACCTTGTGTGGCGAGGCGCGCGAGCGGGCTCCCCTGTTACGTGGGGCGCGGCGGACGCAGTTCTGTTACACGGGGGAGGGGATGGGGCGCGGCGACGGCGAACGCACTTTTTACACGGGGGAGGGGATGGGGCGCGGCAAATAGGAGCTGCGTCTAGACGCTAGCTTGGGGCCGAACATCCGGTAGCCTTGCCGTTTGGCCTAGCATCGTGATGGAAAAAAGAGCCCATTTGATATATGACATAGAAAATTTTAATCTGGAAAAGGCACTACAGTACGTCCGTACCAATGACTTGAAATGGCGACAATGGTAAAAAAAACGGAGCCTACTTCGTTTGTGCCTTAATCATGCCGCTTAACTTAGTGATGACAGTTCTGCGATGAGTGCTCCATTAAGATTACCAAGTTTTACCTCAAGCCCTTCGTTTATAAACAACTTCATACACTTTCATTCCATCAATTTTTTATATTAGTATATATTTCTAAAAGAGAAGTGTTCGTCAGCTGGAACAGTCATGCCTTGCTGAACGGCAGATTACAGGCTACTTCTTGCTGAACTGCAGTCAGCATTGAGGGCCAACCTGTTAAACCAGGAATAACCGGCAGTGACTGCCCAGTTCAAACTTTAAAGTTTGAAAACAACATACACATATCTTTGCAATAAAGTCAACCTTGAGGTTTCTCTATTTGCTAGTACTTCTATTTTACAGCTAAACCAAAACGGATACACTTTTTTGTGCCCACTTGGCTGCTACTTACTCCATAAGAGCACACCATATAAATCCATAATAAGGTTTTCATTGATCCAGGGCCATCTTCATAACAAGATCATTCCACGCATCAATGGGGCCTGGCACACACCAGTGCAAGCAATCATTTTGAACGGGCGTGGATTTCCTGCTGCCCTTTGCGAAGGGATAGGGTGTTCTGTAAGGCCCAACGTGACCGTCCGGTCTCAAGAACGAGAGGCTGTAGGTATCCATGAGTCCCAGCCTATCCACATCCACTGAACCCCTAAGCGCGGCTGCAGCCTTGTTGAAGGAGTCAAGCTCGATTTGCCTCATGACACGCTCGATGTATCCCTCTCTGTACTCTCCCTTCTTGTAGGGCAATTCCCTGTAACAAGACCCACCATTGAACCACTCTCCATTCTCAAAGTGATCAGGTGACCAGGTCCTGAACAAAACTACTGGCTTGTGTTTTGCTGAGATGATGAAGTTGAAAACATTTTGTAGAGTTTTCCGATACAGGTGCTCAAAACCAAGTTCAGCAAGGTTCTTGTTCTGAGAATTATGACAACCAACCACTGCACCATTCTCCCAGTAGACCGCTGTCTTCAGAAACCATTGTCCGCCAGAAATAATAATATAGTCAAAGCTCTCATACTGACTTGTCCAGCTAGCATCAAGTATATCAAGGTGGAGCTGTATCTCAGAGGTGGATACACCATCCTCATTCTCAAAAACATCAGATTTGATGAGGAAAGGAGCCCAGACGATGGACACTGTGAAGTTGTAGGATTGGAAGTGCCATCTCCTGTTTTTGAATTCCTTATCATGGTAAACCTCAACAGGTTCTTCAGCCTAAACAAACAGCAAGCAGATATTCTCAGGATATTATAGCACTACAAGTTCCCGTTATGGAAGAGACAATAAGATTAGAGCATCAGGGAATTTCCATCCCAGTGTTATTTCTACCAGAAAAATGATTAAAATAGCAAAAGCCAACAGCAGGAGGCAAACAGTTCTAGTTTTGGCAGCATCAGAAGGAAGCATATGACTAGTGGTACACATGAAGTTTAGTGAACACTGAACAAGAGTTTCCGCTATTCT harbors:
- the LOC136517311 gene encoding protein trichome birefringence-like 25: MGSSPMWWSGPPPSPWGRGAGKWWALGGPLVVKAVGFLLLAGLLFRVLCSFPSSPAPALQITKGKCNLFIGEWIPNPSGPAYTNASCRFIDDHQNCMMNGRPDKEYLRWKWRPYGCDLPPFDAVRFLDYMRNKAWGLIGDSILRNQVQSLLCLLSKAEEPVEVYHDKEFKNRRWHFQSYNFTVSIVWAPFLIKSDVFENEDGVSTSEIQLHLDILDASWTSQYESFDYIIISGGQWFLKTAVYWENGAVVGCHNSQNKNLAELGFEHLYRKTLQNVFNFIISAKHKPVVLFRTWSPDHFENGEWFNGGSCYRELPYKKGEYREGYIERVMRQIELDSFNKAAAALRGSVDVDRLGLMDTYSLSFLRPDGHVGPYRTPYPFAKGSRKSTPVQNDCLHWCVPGPIDAWNDLVMKMALDQ